The genomic segment ACCCTGGGAGTATTTCACAACCGAGAGGCCAATATCTCATTCCAACTTATGCAGTAATTGAAAGTAATGACCAGCAAATAGAGGTTTGTTATTATAATCGTGCACATAAAGCAATTGAAGAGTTATCGTGCCGTTTTTCAAAAAATGGTTAATCATCTATTTCTTTAAAAGAATTTGATTTATTTTTAGGTATTCCCATCATTTTGCTACTCTTTTAGTTTGTTTTCACGTAAAATAGTAGTTGGATTTAGTTATCTCAAGGAAGGAAATGAAGATAATGATAGGAAAAGAAATTGGAGAAATGTTACTTGAAAATAAAGAGCATTTTTTGATTCCAGCAGATAGAGTTGCTCATGTACAATTAAATAATCGTTTAAATCATGCACTATTAGTTCTGACAAAGATAGGGTATTCTGTTATACCAGTTTTAGACTATGATTACAAAATTAAAGGCCTTATTTCTATGCCAATGATTATTGAAGCCATTACAGGTTTAGAAGATATCGATTTTGATAAATTAGGAGATATATTGGTTTCTGATGTGATGGAAACAGATTTTGCCGTAATCGATAATCCATATGATTTAGAAGAAGTACTGCATCTGTTAGTTGATAATGCTTTTATATGTGTAGCAAGTGATGATGGAAGTTTTACAGGTATCATCACGAGAAGCGAAATTTTAAAGGGCACTAATCGAATCGCACATGAATTTGAAAATAAATATGATGTTATTCGGAAAGCAGAGCAATTGCGTTAAAAATTTATTAATCAGCAGGGAATGATCAGATGAATGCTAATGAAATTATTGAATTTATAGCAAAAAGTGAAAAAAAAACGCCGGTGAAAGTTTATTTAAAAGGTAAATTAGATCGATTGAGTTTTCCTGAATCCATTAAAAACTTCACAACTGATGAAGTAGGAACGATTTTTGGAGAGTGGAAAGTCGTTGAACCATTTTTAAAAGAAAATAAAGAATGGATAGATGACACGGTGATTGAAAACGATCGTCGTAACTCGGCTATTCCGTTAGTAGACATGAAAAAATTTAATGCGCGCATTGAACCGGGTGCATTTATACGGGATCAAGTTGAAATTGGAGATTCAGCAGTTATTATGATGGGTGCTGTTATCAATATCGGTGCTGTTATCGGTGAAGGAACCATGATCGATATGGGTGCTGTATTAGGCGGACGAGCAACCGTTGGAAAAAATTGTCATATTGGTGCAGGTACTGTTTTAGCAGGTGTTGTCGAACCAGCCAGTGCTCAACCTGTTATTGTAGAGGATAACGTGTTGATTGGTGCTAATGCTGTTGTGTTAGAGGGCATCCGTGTTGGAGAAGGCTCAGTTGTTGCAGCAGGTGCTATTGTGATTCAGGATGTTGAACCATATACAGTTGTAGCAGGAACACCAGCTAAAAAAATCAAAGACATTGATGAAAAAACAAAAAGCAAAACAGGTCTAATTGATGCTTTACGCGAACTATAAAAATAAAAAATAATCAATTTAAAGAGCGTGAAACAGAAAGGTGAACTACTACTTTCTGCTTCATCTCTTTTTTTAGAAAAGAGTGAGGATATGGTAAAAGAAAATCCCTTTATTCAAATACGCAGAGAATTGCATTTGATTCCTGAAATTGGCCTAGAAGAATACAAAACACATGATTATTTGATGTCTAAAATCAAAGAGCTGCCACAAGAACATTTAGAAATAAAAACTTGGGAAACTGCTATTGTGGTTCGAGTAAAAGGTAGTATTGGCCAAAAAATCATTGGATGGAGAACAGATATAGACGGTTTACCAGTAGTGGAAGAAACAGAATTGCCTTTTCAATCTACTCACGAAGGAAGAATGCATGCCTGTGGACACGATATGCATATGTCTATTGCATTAGGTTTATTGACTTATTTTAGCTCTCACCAAACGATAGATGATTTAGTCTTTATTTTTCAACCAGCTGAAGAAAATGTTAGTGGAGCTAAAATTATTTATGATAGTGGTTTTTTAAATGACTACATGCCAGATGAAATATATGCTTTGCACGTAAAGCCTGATCTACCAGTAGGAACGTTAGGTACAAAAGTAGGAACATTGTTTGCTGGTACATGTGCCATTGATGTAGAATTTCGTGGTGTAGGCGGACATGCTGCATACCCGCATGAATCTAACGATATGATAGTAGCTGCCAGTCAATTCATCAACCAAATCCAAACAATCGTCAGTCGAAGTGTTAACCCGATGGAAGGTGCCGTTATTACTTTAGGAACGATGCATGCTGGAACAGCTGGAAATATTATTAGCGGATATGCTAGCCTTACTGGAACGATACGTACATTAACCTCTGAAATGAGCAAATTAACTCAACAAAGGGTAAAAGATATTGTTAAAGGAATTGAACTCTCTTATAATTGTAAAATTTATTTAGATTTAGACCAAGCGGGGTATTATCCGGTTATTAACAGTGAGATAGAAACGATGGCATTTATTGATTATATGACTAAAAAACAAGGTGTCGTTTATAAAGAAATGGGAACAGAAATGACAGGTGAAGATTTTGGTTATTATTTGGATAAAATCCCAGGCACGATGTTTTGGCTGGGTGTTGATAGTCCATATGGATTGCATCATCCAAAAATGACACCAAAGGAAGAAGCTATTCCTTTTGCTATAGAGCATGTGGGAGATTTCTTGGAAAAGAGAGCCAATAGACAATTATAAACATAATAGATAAAAAAGCGTCTCGTAAAATCACTCATGATTTTGCGAGACGCTTTTATTGTAAAAATAAGACCAATGTTTATTGAATAAATATAGGAACATAAGATTAAGTGTTAAAAGATATTTCTATCAATTTTTAATCTCTTTTTCAACTCTTTTGAGATACTTTTTGTTTCTTTGCGAATCGGAGGGTTTTCGATCAGTGCTAAAGCTTTATCTATTATAAGTTCAGAAGCATGTGGATGGAAATGTTTCTCCATTTGATTCATTAAACTTCGAGCTAGAAGAGGCTGTTTTAATAATGATAAAACAGCAGGAACAATATCATTTTCTGTTTTTGTAACAATAGCCATTCCTTCTTTTTCAAAAAATAGTGCATTGTCTCTTTCTTGCCCAGGGACAGCAGGAGTTAAAATTAATGGAATTCGAATGGCTAAAGCTTCTGAAAGAGAAATACCACCCGCCTTACTGATCATCATATCAGATTGCTTCATTAAATCGGCCATATTCGAAACGTATCCAAGAATCTTTACATTTTCGTCAAATTGATAATTCTGGCTCAACTCTTCAAAAAGCACTTTATTTGAACCGCAAACTACAGTTATATATAATTCTTCTTTAATTTTTAATTCTTCAATAATTTTCCCTAAATCACTCAAGACTCCATGAGCACCAGCTGAAATGAGTAACTTTTTAGTTTTATTAGAGTCTTTTTCTTCAGAATCAGGAATCTTTTCAGCAAAATAAAATTCCTCTTTTATAGGAATACCTGATACCGTAATTTTCTGTTCATTTATACCAGTATCAAGTAATTCTTTTTTTAAACTATCACAAGCTACAAAAAAATAATCGATTCCATCCGAAATCCAACGTGTATGCAAGCAAAAATCAGTTAACACATTAATAAAAGGTATTTCTGGGTTCGTACGTTGCTTGTAGATAGGCAGAGCTTGCATAGGAAAAGTATTGATCACAAGATCAAACTCATGTTCCTTCATCAACTGGCTAATACGCATATATCCATATCTGTCAATCATTCGATCGATTCTAAAATCTGTTAATCTAAAATCAGATTTATAATAAAGATAACCATAAATAGTCTGTCCTTTAGTAAAACTTTTGATATATAACTTTCTCGTAACATTCGTTAAAAAAGGGTGAGCTTCATAAAATAAATCAGAGGTAACAATGTTTGTAATGCCACGTTTATTTAATTCCATTATGAGCGAACGAGTTACTTCAAGGTGGCCATTTCCATAACTCCCAGTCAAAATCAATATTTTAGGTGGTGCTGACATTATAGATTGCCTCCTTTTTAATAGTAGTAAGTGCTATGGTTTAATATTAAGGGGATTAATAGGTATTTCAATACCTTCTTTTGTTAAAGCAGTAATGTACTCTTGAGAGAAAGCATTTTGCACCCCAAATTCGTGTCCATGCAATGTAAAGATGACGATTCTTATTCCATAGTGTCCATTTCCAAGATCAATTAAGCCTAAATTTGCTGGCAACTCAGTAATTTCTGGATACTGTGGAACAAGTTTTTCATTTACATTTTCTATGATTCTATTTACTTTAGCTATGTCTGTATCTGGTAAAAGACGGATATCGATTTGAGCTCGCATATCTTCACGGGATTTATTACTCACAATTGTGATGTAACGATTGGGAATAAAATTAAGTGTTCCATCAAAGCTTTTTACTTTCGTCGTTTTTAGATTTACATCAACGACCGTACCCGAAACAGCGTCTAAGTCAACCACATCACCCACATCGATTTGTTTTTCTAATAAAAGGAAAAATCCGTTTACGATATCGCTAACGAATCCCTGTGCACCTAGTGAAAGTGCCAAACCAATAACCCCAGCACCGGCAAGTAGTGTTCCTACAGGAATACCGATAGCCGATAGAATAGCATAGGCTAAGAAAAAGCCTACAAAAGATTGAAATAAGTTTTGAGTTAAATTGTATAATGTGTTTAATCGGTTTGTAGAAATTTCTTTTTTCTTACGATAATTTTCAAAAGTCCGTTCAATGAAGAAATTTCCGATTCTTTTTACAGCGTAAAAGAAAATCATGAAAAATAGGATTTGAATAATGCCAGCTGTGGCTCCTGAAATAATCTTAGACCAATCAATTGAATTCCAAAAATCAGAAAAAATATTGGTCTGTTCTGTTATTGTATCAACAACATCAACGGCAATTGAACTATCTAATTGATTACTGCTGTCCATAAATTTAATGCTCCCTTTATATGAATTTCTATTTAGTTACTCTACCTTATAGTAACAAATAATAAGACAAATTTATAGTTACATCTCTATGAAGTAAGTTTACTAACACTTACCGATCTATTTTCTAAGGAATTACTTATAGATAATAGATATAAAAAACAAAAAAGGTATTCGGTTTCATATTATTTGATGTAAAAAATAAATAATGGTATTCTATACCTGTAAAAGATATTTTAATTCTAGATGAAAAGATTTTTTGGCAAACAACGATCATTTTGATTTTGTTTGTTCAAAGTAATTGGATTATCTAAAAAATTAAAGAATAGAGGGAAGTGAGGAGTTCATATGACAGGTGGAGAAATTGCAGCTCTAATAGCTGCTATAGCTTTTGCAGCATTAGTCGTATTTTTAATTATCGTACTGCTTAAAGTTTCTAAGGTAGTTGGAGAAGTTCAAAAAACGGTTAATGAGGCTAATAAAAGTATTAGTGTTCTTACAAAAGACGCGGATAGTCTTCTAATTGAAGTAGAAGGATTATTGAATAAATCCAATACTACTTTAGATGATGTCAATGGAAAATTAGGTGAAACAGATCCATTGTTTAGAGCTATCGGTGATTTAGGAACAACTGTTTCAAGTTTAAATGATTCTACTCGTAACTTAACTAGCCATGTAGCTGGAGCAACAAAGAAAACTGCTCAAACAGGCATGGTGACTAAAGTCGGTAAAACGGCAATAAATATGAATAAAAAGCGAAAAGATAAAAAAGAGAACTAATTTAAGCGTTTAAAAATAGTCTATACCATGAATTGAGAAAAGGGGAGAACTATATATGACAAAAAAAGGTGGATTTCTTTTAGGAGCAATCGTGGGAGCTGCAGCAGCAGGAATTACAGCTCTATTATATGCACCAAAATCTGGTAAAGAATTACGTGAAGAGTTAAATCAACAAACAACCAATGTAAAAGGTTCTGCAAAAGATTATGCTGATATAGCTAAAGAAAAAGGTAAAGAAATGAAATCTGTTGCTAAAGATGCATCAGAAGACATTAAAATTAGTTTAAAAGAATCAGCTTCTCAAATGAAAGAACAGTTGACTCGTGCATCAAAAGATGTGGGTGAAGGTTTGACTGATCTTAAAGAATCAGCAACTGAAGTAGCAAAAGATGCAAAATCAACAGTTACAGATGTAGCTCAAGAAGCTAAAACAACGGCTACTGAAGCTGCAGAAGAAGTAAAATCGACAGCTAAAGATACATCTGAAGAAGTAAAATCAAAAGCAAAAGATAGTAAAGAAGAAGCTGATGAAGTTTCTACTAGCTTAAAATATGACGGTACTTCTTTAAAAGAAGATGTTGAAAGAAACACAATGGATTTTGCTTATGACCAAGAAAAAGCAGCTGAAGGTCCTGATTACTCAACTGCGAACGTTAGCACAGAACAAACTAAAGAAAATGGTAAACAAGATCAACACAAAACTACTAATACAAACGTAGGAATTTAATTTATAAAGTAAAACAGTGGAGCAAATGCTCCACTGTTTTTTTGTACTTATATAGAAGTGTATGTTTTTGGTGTATGTGTGAAAACTTCGCAACCATCACTTGTGACTACCACACAATCTTCAATGCGGACGCCAGCAACATTTGGTACATAAATACCGGGTTCTATTGAAAAACACATACCTTCTTGGATAATAAAATCGCTGTCTTGCATGATAGAAGGAAATTCATGGACTGAGCTTCCCAGACCGTGTCCTAAACGGTGAGTGAAGTAAGTACCATATCCAGCTTCAGTAATAATCTCACGAGCAATTCTATCCAATTCACCAGCAGATATACCAGGTTTAACAGCAGCTAAAGCAGCATTATGAGCTCTTAAAACAATCTCATAAATCTCTATAGCCTGTTTTGAAGGTTCTCCAAAAGCAATTGTACGTGTCGCATCACTAGTGTATCCATTATAGACAACACCTAAATCAAATAAAACAAATTCATTTAATTGGACTTGTCTTTTCCCTGGAGTACCATGTGGGCTAGCAGCATTGTCACCTGTTAAGACCATCGTTTCAAAACTCATTTCCTTAATGCCTTCCTTTTTTAACTGGTATTCAATTTCTGCCACTATTTCTTCTTCAGAAATACCTTCTTTTAGTGCATTAAAGCCAATTTCAAAAGCTCTATCAGCCCATTTTCCTGCTTCCATCATTTTATTGATTTCTTCAGTAGTTTTAATCAGCTTCATTGATTGTATTTTTGGAGTAATATCTGAAAAAGTAACAGTTGGAAAAAGGTTTTGCAATTGTTCAAATCGTCTAACAGTTAAAAAATCTTTTTCGATAGCAAAGTTTTTAATGTTAGCACTGCGTGAGTGAATCTGTTCTGCAATAAGTGCCCATGGATCTTCATTATCTAAATAACCATAGACATCATAATCCCATTCACTATTTATTGCATCTTCCTTTTCAAGTTCAGGAGTAAAAAGAAAAGGTGGTGCACCAGCGAATACTGTCAATGCTAAAATGCGTTCATGAGGATCGCTTTCGTATCCGCTTAAATAAGCAATAGTATTTGGCTCATTAATGAATGCAACATCGATACTTTGTTTTGCTAACCATTTTTGCATTGCCGTTAGTTGTTTGTTCATCATCATCCCATCTTTCGTTGAAAGTAATAAAGTAATTGTATCACTAAATGAATGAAATTTCTTAAGCTAGACTAAAATAGATAAAAGCTCTACAATATAAAATGAAAGAAATTATGAAATTTTCATGAAAACGTAATTGAAACGCTTGCATTACGTTCAAAATTTTGCTAAATTGGTACTATGAAATAAGTAAACGAATCTATCTACTCGAAGGAGATTAATTATGGAAAAGCAAACTATTACTATTTATGATGTTGCAAGAGAAGCGAACGTTTCTATGGCAACTGTCTCCCGTGTTGTAAACGGCAATCCAAATGTAAAACCAACTACTCGTAAAAAAGTTCTGGAAGTCATTGACCGTTTGGATTACCGCCCTAATGCTGTTGCGCGTGGATTGGCAAGTAAAAAAACAACAACTGTAGGAGTTATTATTCCTGATGTTACAAATTTATATTTTTCATCTTTAGCTAGAGGTATTGATGATATTGCAACAATGTATAAATACAATATTATTTTAGCAAACTCTGATCAAAATGATCAAAAAGAAGTTCAAGTGTTGAATACACTTTTAGCAAAACAAGTAGATGGAATTATCTACATGGGACACAAAATATCAGATGAATTAAGAGCAGAGTTTTCTCGTTCAAAAACCCCTGTTGTTTTGGCAGGAACAGTTGATCCTGATGAACAAATGGGTAGTGTAAATATTGATTATGAAGCTGCTACGGAACAAACGATTGCACAATTGATTTCAAATGGACATGAACGTATCGCTTTTGTCTCAGGTTCAATTTCACAAGAGCCAATTAACGGTATTTATCGTTTGAAAGGGTATAAAACAGCTTTACAAAATGCAGGGATCGAATACGATGAAAGTTTAGTTTTTGAAACAGCTTATTCATTTACTGCTGGAGAAGAAGTATACTCTAAATTAGCTGAAGCTGGAGCGACTGCTGTATTTGCTGGAGATGATGAAATTGCTGTAGGTATCATGAACGGAGCTTTAGATCATTTTGTTAAAATACCAGAAGAATTTGAAGTAGTTACAGCAAATAATTCAAAATTATCTGAAATGGTTAGACCAAAATTAAGTACGATCACTCAACCATTGTATGATATTGGTGCTGTAGCTATGCGTTTGTTAACTAAGTTAATGAATAAAGAAGATGTAGACGAAAAAACAATCATTTTACCTCATAATATTGCTAATAGAGGAACAACTAAAGAAGTTTAAAAGAAAAAAGGCATCGATTTCGATGCCTTTTTTTTTATGATTGTTTTCCTTTAATATCTAAAGTAATTCTATAGTATGAGATTGTGACAAGTGAAACTCTCTTCTTGAAAATAGTTTGTAACTTTATTCCAACGGAGATTTTTGTCTATCTCTATTTTATTCGTTTATACAAAAATAGTGCTGGTGATTTTTACTCACCAACACTAAATAGTATAAACTCTTTTTATTCAGCTTTTTTATCTGCTTCGGCTTTTTTTTTCGCCTCATCTGCTTTTTTCTGAGCCTCTTCTTGTGCTTTTTTGTCTTTTTCTGCTTTGTCTTTAGCAGCTTTATCTTTAGCTTCCTCAGCTTTTTTAGTTTCGTCCTTTTTCTTATCAGTTTCAGCTTTCGCTTTTTTTGCAGCTTCATCACTTGCAGTTTTAGAAGTCTTCTCCCAATAATCTGCTAATTCTTTATCAGAAGCAGAAAAACCAAAATTATAAGTGGTCGTTTTAGGAAGGAATTTTTTATTGAAAAGCTCAGTTTTTGTAGCACCAGATGCCGTAACTTCTTTTCCATTAGCTAATTTTACTTTTCCAGGTTGCATACCGGTAGCGGCTAGAACTTTTGCTTCAACTATGCCGTCTGGTTGCTGGAAGGCTTGATCAGTGCCTAAGATAGTTGGATTTGCATTGTAAATAGCATTCATTAAACGAGCCCAATGTCTTTTGTTTCTTAAACTTGGACTTTCAGATCCTGAGTTAGATAAATCATTAACAGAAGTAGTAACAGCATTGTCATATCCAATCCAAGAGCTTAAGGTTACTTGAGGTGTATAGCCAATAAACCAAATATCTTTTTGACCGTCAGATGTTCCTGTCTTGCCTGCAATATCTGCTGTGAAGTTTAATTGCCCTTTTACATCCTTAGCAGTACCTGAGTCTAAGACATCACGTAAAATATCAGTTGTTAGATAAGCAGTTTCGGGAGTGAATACCTCAACCGGTTTAACTTCATGTTGATAGATGACCTCTCCATTATGATCCTCGATTTTTTCAATGATATAACCTTCAGTATAGTTTCCTTTATTGGCTAAAGTAGAAAAGCCGTCAGTTTGGTCTAAAACAGTCGTTCCTTTAGTTATACCACCGATAGGAAGGGCATAATAAACTCCTTGATATTCTTCTGTCGTAATGATATCAGATCCAAATCCCATCTTATGCATATAGGATTCAAGTTTTTCTTCCATATTATAGGTATCTTTCATTTGTTGATAAATTTTTGATGTAACGATATTACTTGATTGTGTTAGACCAGTCCGAACATCAGTCCATTTATTTGGAATCACGTTTCCAGCATTGGTTATTTCATGAACACCCAAAGAACCATTTTCCCAACTTGGTACTTTAGCAGAACTTTCAAAAAGCATCGTCGCTGGTGTAATAATTCCTTCTTCCAATGCCGGAGCAAAGGCTAGTAAAGGTTTAATAGTTGACCCAGGCGAACGAGGAGATTGATAAGCATGGTTGACTTGAGTCAATTCATAATCTACACCACCTATAAAAGAAATGATTCGTCCAGTGGCATTGTCTCTTAAAACTGCTCCATTTTGGACCGGTTCAACGAGTGTTTTTGTTTCGTTTGTTTCTTCATCAATATAATCAGCAACTTTTACATTTCCCAGATAACTTGTATTGTTTATGATTGGATTATTATTTTCATTATAAGAGATCTCTGGATTTGCATATTGTTCAACTACGTCATTCATAGCTTCATAAACGCCTTTATCAATGGTTGAATAGACAGTATAACCGTTCATTCTTAAGTCTTGGTCTGCTTGATTATAATACATATCACTCAGTTCTTGATCATTAGAAAGATCTTCAGCTGAATAACCATCAGCTGTATACAACTGTTCCATAATAATTTGTCGAGCTTGCTGCTCTACAAAGTTGTAAACATAATCAGTACTGTCTTTAACATCTGTTTCTTGAGGCAAAAAGTCTTGTGTCAAATCGTAAGCTACAGCAGTATCGTATTCTTCTTTAGTGATATAATTTTCGCGATACATCCTAAATAAAACTTCATCTTTACGGCTCATACCAGCAGCTAAATCTTCTTTAAGAGTACCTGTTTGGGTATAAGGGCTATAAACAATTGGATTTTGAGGCAATCCGGCTAGAAACGCCGCTTGTGGTAAAGTTAATTCATTAGCTTTTACGCCGAATATACCTATTGAAGCTTCATTCAAACCAGCAATATTTTGTCCTTTATTATTTCTTCCAAAAGGAGAGACGTTTAAATAATTTTCTAAAATTTCTTCTTTTGTAAAGTAATTTTCAACACGGAAAGCTAATAAAATCTCATTTGCTTTCCGTTTAAAGGAAACTTCGTTGGTTAAGATTTGTTGCTTAACCAATTGTTGGGTAAGTGTTGACCCTCCAGAAGTTGTACTTGCACCAGTGACTTCTTGAACTAATGCTCGAGCAACAGCTTTTGGAACAACTCCAGAATGTTTATAGAAGTACTCATCCTCAGTAGCAATAATAGCTTCTTGAACTAAAGGAGACATTTCACTTAAAGGAATTTCAGATCGTTTTAGATCAGTCTTTAAATCACTAATTTTTTCTCCAGTTGCATAGTACATAGCAGAAGTTGTTGAAACATTTTCAATGTCTGCTTTCATTTCTTCATAAGTTGGAATTTCTTCGCCAGATACTAGATAAGCAAAATATCCTATGCCTAATCCTCCTGCTAAAGCTGCCCCAATTAGCCCAATCACGACTATAGTAAGAATCAAATTTTTAATCACGCTGTAGCCAACATTAAAGCCAAAAAGAACTTTATCTAGTGCAGGTTTTTGTACGTTCTTACTTTGTGTTCTCTTTTGATCGTTATCTGATTGAGAATCAGATGTTGAGTTGATTTGAGATTGATCTTTACGTGAAAGTGATTCTTTTAAGATCACTGATTGCTTTAAGATTATTGTTTTGAAAGAAATCCATTTATTCTTTATGAACGGCAGCACTTTTTTTAACGACACTTTTAATTTTTTAAAAAAAGTGGGTTCATTATTGTTTTGTGGACTATTCAAAGTTAGTTCACCTCATAAATTATATTTTATTCCTCTAATTACTTGGCCTATTATAACAAAAAGAAAGGAGAAAGAGCAATTTTTGATGAAATATTGTAGAAAGTTATCATTTTGTGTGAAAAATAACGATAGTGAG from the Carnobacterium inhibens subsp. inhibens DSM 13024 genome contains:
- the cbpB gene encoding cyclic-di-AMP-binding protein CbpB; amino-acid sequence: MIGKEIGEMLLENKEHFLIPADRVAHVQLNNRLNHALLVLTKIGYSVIPVLDYDYKIKGLISMPMIIEAITGLEDIDFDKLGDILVSDVMETDFAVIDNPYDLEEVLHLLVDNAFICVASDDGSFTGIITRSEILKGTNRIAHEFENKYDVIRKAEQLR
- the dapD gene encoding 2,3,4,5-tetrahydropyridine-2,6-dicarboxylate N-acetyltransferase, which codes for MNANEIIEFIAKSEKKTPVKVYLKGKLDRLSFPESIKNFTTDEVGTIFGEWKVVEPFLKENKEWIDDTVIENDRRNSAIPLVDMKKFNARIEPGAFIRDQVEIGDSAVIMMGAVINIGAVIGEGTMIDMGAVLGGRATVGKNCHIGAGTVLAGVVEPASAQPVIVEDNVLIGANAVVLEGIRVGEGSVVAAGAIVIQDVEPYTVVAGTPAKKIKDIDEKTKSKTGLIDALREL
- a CDS encoding N-acetyldiaminopimelate deacetylase encodes the protein MVKENPFIQIRRELHLIPEIGLEEYKTHDYLMSKIKELPQEHLEIKTWETAIVVRVKGSIGQKIIGWRTDIDGLPVVEETELPFQSTHEGRMHACGHDMHMSIALGLLTYFSSHQTIDDLVFIFQPAEENVSGAKIIYDSGFLNDYMPDEIYALHVKPDLPVGTLGTKVGTLFAGTCAIDVEFRGVGGHAAYPHESNDMIVAASQFINQIQTIVSRSVNPMEGAVITLGTMHAGTAGNIISGYASLTGTIRTLTSEMSKLTQQRVKDIVKGIELSYNCKIYLDLDQAGYYPVINSEIETMAFIDYMTKKQGVVYKEMGTEMTGEDFGYYLDKIPGTMFWLGVDSPYGLHHPKMTPKEEAIPFAIEHVGDFLEKRANRQL
- a CDS encoding MGDG synthase family glycosyltransferase, translating into MSAPPKILILTGSYGNGHLEVTRSLIMELNKRGITNIVTSDLFYEAHPFLTNVTRKLYIKSFTKGQTIYGYLYYKSDFRLTDFRIDRMIDRYGYMRISQLMKEHEFDLVINTFPMQALPIYKQRTNPEIPFINVLTDFCLHTRWISDGIDYFFVACDSLKKELLDTGINEQKITVSGIPIKEEFYFAEKIPDSEEKDSNKTKKLLISAGAHGVLSDLGKIIEELKIKEELYITVVCGSNKVLFEELSQNYQFDENVKILGYVSNMADLMKQSDMMISKAGGISLSEALAIRIPLILTPAVPGQERDNALFFEKEGMAIVTKTENDIVPAVLSLLKQPLLARSLMNQMEKHFHPHASELIIDKALALIENPPIRKETKSISKELKKRLKIDRNIF
- a CDS encoding mechanosensitive ion channel family protein, whose protein sequence is MDSSNQLDSSIAVDVVDTITEQTNIFSDFWNSIDWSKIISGATAGIIQILFFMIFFYAVKRIGNFFIERTFENYRKKKEISTNRLNTLYNLTQNLFQSFVGFFLAYAILSAIGIPVGTLLAGAGVIGLALSLGAQGFVSDIVNGFFLLLEKQIDVGDVVDLDAVSGTVVDVNLKTTKVKSFDGTLNFIPNRYITIVSNKSREDMRAQIDIRLLPDTDIAKVNRIIENVNEKLVPQYPEITELPANLGLIDLGNGHYGIRIVIFTLHGHEFGVQNAFSQEYITALTKEGIEIPINPLNIKP
- a CDS encoding DUF948 domain-containing protein, with the translated sequence MTGGEIAALIAAIAFAALVVFLIIVLLKVSKVVGEVQKTVNEANKSISVLTKDADSLLIEVEGLLNKSNTTLDDVNGKLGETDPLFRAIGDLGTTVSSLNDSTRNLTSHVAGATKKTAQTGMVTKVGKTAINMNKKRKDKKEN
- a CDS encoding YtxH domain-containing protein, with protein sequence MTKKGGFLLGAIVGAAAAGITALLYAPKSGKELREELNQQTTNVKGSAKDYADIAKEKGKEMKSVAKDASEDIKISLKESASQMKEQLTRASKDVGEGLTDLKESATEVAKDAKSTVTDVAQEAKTTATEAAEEVKSTAKDTSEEVKSKAKDSKEEADEVSTSLKYDGTSLKEDVERNTMDFAYDQEKAAEGPDYSTANVSTEQTKENGKQDQHKTTNTNVGI
- a CDS encoding M24 family metallopeptidase, translated to MNKQLTAMQKWLAKQSIDVAFINEPNTIAYLSGYESDPHERILALTVFAGAPPFLFTPELEKEDAINSEWDYDVYGYLDNEDPWALIAEQIHSRSANIKNFAIEKDFLTVRRFEQLQNLFPTVTFSDITPKIQSMKLIKTTEEINKMMEAGKWADRAFEIGFNALKEGISEEEIVAEIEYQLKKEGIKEMSFETMVLTGDNAASPHGTPGKRQVQLNEFVLFDLGVVYNGYTSDATRTIAFGEPSKQAIEIYEIVLRAHNAALAAVKPGISAGELDRIAREIITEAGYGTYFTHRLGHGLGSSVHEFPSIMQDSDFIIQEGMCFSIEPGIYVPNVAGVRIEDCVVVTSDGCEVFTHTPKTYTSI
- the ccpA gene encoding catabolite control protein A, which encodes MEKQTITIYDVAREANVSMATVSRVVNGNPNVKPTTRKKVLEVIDRLDYRPNAVARGLASKKTTTVGVIIPDVTNLYFSSLARGIDDIATMYKYNIILANSDQNDQKEVQVLNTLLAKQVDGIIYMGHKISDELRAEFSRSKTPVVLAGTVDPDEQMGSVNIDYEAATEQTIAQLISNGHERIAFVSGSISQEPINGIYRLKGYKTALQNAGIEYDESLVFETAYSFTAGEEVYSKLAEAGATAVFAGDDEIAVGIMNGALDHFVKIPEEFEVVTANNSKLSEMVRPKLSTITQPLYDIGAVAMRLLTKLMNKEDVDEKTIILPHNIANRGTTKEV